In Thunnus albacares chromosome 10, fThuAlb1.1, whole genome shotgun sequence, a single window of DNA contains:
- the LOC122990646 gene encoding transmembrane protein 271-like, which yields MKLSGKGLCTVFSSTLLFVCALSEVVVGLRCVSLGSTVKAHFHLGAAAGAFYSGLFVGIGQVLLGTALLCCMEKPGCRNFFLLGVVVFLLGVLTAFSGAVVDGDTASLVERKYSHYCFHSVVVNPACEQLRDYQRSLVISTVLSTLECLLGLINLVIIKRYKTAQFSRSRQSQRQSTGAIIFREERDCSLADFQPVSYINLGVFNMFDETGAEVQCGGHPSIELPGYSPTDPELNHCFPFSYPLPSELPPAYEDIFPAEACNT from the coding sequence ATGAAGTTGAGTGGGAAAGGACTGTGCACCGTCTTCTCCAGCACCCTCCTCTTCGTGTGCGCCCTGAGCGAAGTTGTCGTTGGATTAAGATGCGTCTCGCTGGGATCTACGGTGAAAGCGCATTTCCACCTCGGCGCCGCGGCCGGGGCTTTCTACTCCGGGCTATTTGTGGGAATCGGGCAGGTCCTGCTGGGCACCGCGCTGCTCTGTTGCATGGAGAAACCCGGCTGCAGGAATTTCTTTCTCCTCGGTGTTGTGGTCTTCTTGTTGGGAGTCCTCACCGCCTTCTCCGGCGCGGTAGTGGACGGGGACACGGCTTCTCTGGTGGAGAGGAAATATTCCCATTACTGCTTCCACTCTGTGGTTGTGAACCCTGCCTGCGAGCAGCTGAGGGATTACCAGCGGAGTCTGGTCATCTCCACTGTTCTCAGCACCTTGGAGTGCCTCCTCGGGCTCATCAACCTGGTGATCATCAAAAGGTACAAAACAGCGCAGTTTTCTAGGAGCAGACAGTCTCAGAGGCAGAGCACCGGGGCGATCATCTTCAGAGAGGAGCGGGACTGCTCCTTGGCGGATTTCCAGCCGGTGTCTTACATCAATTTGggtgtttttaatatgtttgacGAGACAGGTGCAGAAGTGCAGTGCGGGGGACACCCGTCAATCGAGCTGCCGGGATACTCGCCCACGGACCCGGAGCTCAATCATTGCTTCCCTTTCTCCTACCCGCTCCCCAGTGAACTGCCGCCTGCATACGAAGACATTTTCCCCGCTGAGGCATGCAACACATAG